A single genomic interval of Selenobaculum gibii harbors:
- the ribD gene encoding bifunctional diaminohydroxyphosphoribosylaminopyrimidine deaminase/5-amino-6-(5-phosphoribosylamino)uracil reductase RibD, producing MDEIYMREALRIAAYASGRTTPNPLVGAVIVKDNRIVGQGWHRKAGTEHAEIHALHQAGELAKGADIYVTLEPCSHYGKTPPCCQAIIKAGIKRVIVAMTDPNPLVAGNGLKELKAAGIEVVEGVCRDEAEKLNEVFLKWIVHKMPFIVVKTAMTLDGKIATVSGDSKWITNEKSRKFVHQLRDLYDGILVGIGTVLADNPTLTTRLDHLGKNPVRIIVDSKARIPLDSIVITNKSAHTILAVTERASQEKIAALLQVGIEVIVTKEKADQVDLSDLLKILAEKNICSILVEGGSRINYSFFVEHLVDKVHCFIAPKIIGGTDAASPIGGKGTFYMKDAYQLNDITTERFDEDILITGYVR from the coding sequence ATGGATGAAATTTATATGCGTGAAGCATTAAGAATCGCTGCCTATGCATCAGGGCGAACAACGCCAAATCCATTAGTTGGTGCCGTTATTGTAAAAGATAATCGAATTGTGGGACAAGGCTGGCATAGAAAAGCTGGAACAGAGCATGCTGAAATTCATGCGCTACACCAAGCAGGAGAGTTAGCAAAAGGTGCAGATATTTATGTTACGTTAGAACCGTGTTCGCATTATGGAAAAACACCACCTTGCTGCCAAGCGATAATAAAAGCAGGGATAAAAAGAGTCATTGTAGCGATGACTGATCCGAACCCACTGGTTGCAGGAAATGGATTAAAAGAATTAAAAGCAGCAGGAATTGAAGTGGTTGAGGGTGTATGTCGCGATGAGGCAGAGAAACTAAATGAAGTTTTTCTAAAGTGGATTGTACATAAAATGCCCTTTATTGTCGTAAAAACGGCGATGACTTTAGATGGAAAAATTGCAACTGTTTCTGGGGATTCAAAATGGATAACAAATGAAAAATCACGTAAATTCGTACATCAATTACGTGATTTATATGATGGAATTTTAGTTGGAATTGGGACTGTTTTAGCTGATAATCCTACGTTAACAACAAGACTAGACCACTTGGGAAAAAATCCAGTTCGCATCATTGTCGATAGCAAGGCACGAATTCCCTTAGATTCTATTGTTATAACGAATAAAAGTGCACATACTATTCTTGCGGTTACAGAAAGAGCATCTCAAGAAAAAATCGCGGCTTTACTTCAAGTAGGAATTGAAGTGATTGTGACGAAGGAAAAAGCTGATCAAGTTGATTTAAGTGATCTACTTAAAATTTTAGCTGAAAAAAATATTTGTAGTATCTTGGTTGAGGGTGGTTCAAGAATAAATTATTCATTTTTTGTTGAACATTTAGTGGATAAGGTGCATTGCTTTATTGCACCTAAAATTATTGGCGGAACAGATGCAGCTTCTCCGATAGGCGGAAAAGGAACTTTTTATATGAAAGATGCCTATCAGTTAAATGATATTACTACGGAGCGCTTTGATGAAGATATTTTAATTACCGGCTATGTAAGATAA
- a CDS encoding shikimate kinase, translated as MKNVILIGFMGTGKTSTGRLLANRVGYSFIDTDNKIEAVNKMSIPEMFQKYGEKYFRERETEVIETIAKYHHAVISTGGGVVLNPHNMNLLSQNGVVVSLTASIDSILERTSRRNSRPLLETVDRRKVIEELLKARIEFYHKADCVIDTSNISPLQVTDKIIDFMRKGGILRARG; from the coding sequence ATGAAAAATGTTATATTAATTGGCTTTATGGGCACAGGAAAAACGAGTACTGGACGATTATTGGCTAATAGAGTAGGGTATTCTTTTATCGACACTGATAATAAGATTGAAGCTGTAAATAAGATGAGTATTCCGGAAATGTTTCAAAAATATGGAGAAAAATATTTTCGCGAAAGAGAAACAGAAGTTATCGAAACTATTGCCAAATATCATCATGCAGTTATCTCAACTGGCGGAGGTGTGGTTCTTAATCCACATAATATGAATTTGCTAAGCCAAAATGGAGTTGTTGTCTCACTAACTGCTTCAATTGATTCTATTTTAGAGAGAACTAGCAGAAGAAATTCACGTCCTTTATTAGAAACGGTTGATCGACGTAAGGTAATTGAAGAGTTGCTAAAAGCTCGTATAGAATTTTATCATAAAGCGGATTGTGTGATTGATACAAGCAATATTTCGCCGTTACAAGTAACAGATAAAATCATTGATTTTATGAGAAAAGGGGGGATTTTACGTGCAAGAGGTTAG
- the pilM gene encoding type IV pilus assembly protein PilM has protein sequence MLKDKKKILNWIENKLFSKPNSILGINIGNSYVKMIELKMESDEFILKNIAYAPLFGEKYNDDMSRYERIFSAITHLIELHGIQSKDVILSIGGRDIFERRVEFPKMTDTELTEAVKWDIEKYVPYEADTYYYDFAILESNMDNETEILPVMLVAAPMSVVDENVKMMQELNLHIVAIEGESFALTRTIRTAENYIVVDIGKENGQVLIFQNNIPIAARNIPIFGDSFTEIIQSSLSVDSAEAEMLKQSQQNLIQADDTANELLITLAKELQGIVQELSDEILRTIEYYRVQNKDAVVDNIFLTGGGTRINGLEQQLEQLISIPVVRHNPFACLTINDSFDSNYIKKVSPQFSIAVGLAMRGNVV, from the coding sequence ATGTTAAAAGATAAAAAGAAAATTCTAAATTGGATAGAAAATAAACTTTTTTCAAAGCCTAATTCTATTTTGGGGATTAATATAGGAAATTCTTATGTGAAAATGATTGAATTAAAAATGGAATCTGATGAGTTTATTCTGAAAAATATTGCTTATGCACCTTTATTTGGTGAGAAATATAATGATGATATGAGTAGATATGAACGTATTTTTTCGGCGATAACACATTTAATAGAACTTCATGGGATTCAATCTAAGGATGTTATTTTGTCTATAGGAGGTCGCGATATATTTGAACGTCGAGTAGAATTTCCTAAAATGACAGATACAGAATTGACAGAGGCTGTAAAATGGGATATTGAAAAATATGTGCCTTATGAAGCTGATACTTACTATTATGATTTTGCCATTCTAGAAAGTAATATGGATAATGAAACAGAAATATTGCCAGTTATGCTTGTAGCAGCACCAATGAGCGTGGTTGATGAGAATGTTAAAATGATGCAAGAATTGAATTTACATATTGTTGCAATTGAGGGAGAATCGTTTGCCTTAACAAGAACAATACGAACGGCAGAAAATTATATTGTAGTTGATATTGGTAAGGAAAATGGACAAGTTTTAATTTTTCAAAATAATATTCCAATTGCGGCAAGAAATATTCCCATTTTCGGGGATAGCTTTACGGAAATTATTCAATCGAGTTTATCTGTAGATAGTGCAGAGGCGGAAATGTTAAAGCAAAGTCAGCAAAATTTAATTCAAGCAGATGATACTGCAAATGAATTATTGATAACTTTAGCAAAAGAATTACAGGGTATTGTCCAAGAACTGTCAGATGAAATTTTGCGTACGATTGAATATTATCGTGTACAAAACAAAGATGCTGTTGTCGATAATATTTTTCTTACTGGTGGGGGTACGAGAATTAATGGTCTAGAACAGCAGCTGGAGCAATTAATTTCTATTCCGGTTGTTCGGCATAATCCTTTTGCTTGCTTAACGATTAATGATTCCTTTGATTCTAATTATATTAAAAAAGTTTCACCACAATTTTCAATTGCAGTTGGATTGGCAATGAGAGGTAATGTTGTATGA
- the aroC gene encoding chorismate synthase, with product MFRFLTAGESHGQCLATIIEGLPSGIKIDINKINTDLARRQQGYGRGGRMKIETDKADILSGVRFGETIGDPITIRINNKDWSNWEERMSVFGNVAGAKVTAARPGHADLIGSQKYNREDIRDILERASARETATRVAVGAIAKCLLSACGIEIRSHVTNIGGVKVNPKNIDYTILKGSRVESELNCCDKIAEAKMKDAIDQAKKNGDTLGGVFEIVVFNTIPGLGSHIQWDRRLDAKLASALMSIQAIKGVEVGEGFEFANLPGSQSHDEMFYNANRNVYRKTNHAGGIEGGMSNGEPIVIKAVMKPIPTLMRPLASVDINSKEEVKANTERSDVCAVSAASVVGEAMTAIVLAELLIEKFGGDNICDLKAAIDHYIARINR from the coding sequence ATGTTTCGTTTTTTAACTGCAGGAGAATCTCATGGGCAATGCTTAGCTACGATTATAGAAGGATTACCTTCGGGTATTAAAATTGATATTAATAAAATTAATACCGATTTAGCGAGGCGCCAACAGGGCTATGGTCGTGGAGGTAGAATGAAAATAGAAACGGATAAAGCTGATATTTTATCAGGTGTTCGTTTTGGTGAAACTATTGGAGATCCAATTACAATTAGAATTAATAATAAAGATTGGTCTAATTGGGAAGAAAGAATGTCCGTATTTGGTAACGTTGCAGGAGCAAAAGTGACAGCAGCCCGTCCAGGTCACGCTGATTTAATTGGCAGCCAAAAATATAATCGTGAAGATATTCGTGATATTTTAGAACGAGCAAGTGCTAGGGAAACAGCGACAAGAGTTGCTGTAGGAGCTATAGCCAAATGTTTGCTATCAGCTTGTGGAATCGAAATTAGATCTCATGTTACTAATATTGGTGGTGTTAAAGTTAATCCTAAGAATATAGATTATACAATATTGAAAGGATCTAGAGTAGAATCAGAATTAAATTGTTGTGATAAAATTGCTGAAGCGAAAATGAAAGATGCAATTGATCAAGCGAAGAAAAATGGCGATACTTTAGGTGGAGTCTTTGAAATAGTTGTATTTAATACGATTCCTGGTTTGGGGAGTCACATTCAGTGGGATAGAAGACTTGATGCAAAATTGGCGAGTGCGCTAATGTCTATACAAGCAATTAAAGGGGTAGAAGTGGGTGAAGGTTTTGAATTTGCCAATTTACCAGGAAGTCAATCCCATGATGAAATGTTTTATAATGCGAATAGAAACGTCTATCGAAAAACAAATCATGCAGGTGGAATTGAGGGTGGCATGAGCAATGGAGAACCTATTGTAATTAAAGCTGTAATGAAACCAATCCCTACCTTGATGCGTCCATTAGCTTCGGTTGATATAAACTCTAAGGAAGAAGTAAAAGCGAATACAGAGCGAAGCGATGTTTGTGCAGTCTCTGCAGCCTCAGTAGTAGGCGAAGCAATGACGGCAATTGTGCTTGCGGAACTGTTAATTGAAAAGTTTGGTGGAGACAATATTTGTGACTTAAAGGCAGCAATAGATCATTACATAGCAAGAATAAATAGGTGA
- a CDS encoding type IV pilus inner membrane component PilO produces MNLSLTKLELKYKLTLFSLILIILNIIFYFFIYSPQSEEICTLNNQLELEQQQIKVIEDFINNHPDINAYDNELNSKLDKINKMIPENPDVSLFIDEISKIAIQSSIQINNITPGELVDKNNYREFRIALKISGDYFDFLKFLQALNRLDRLTSISTIQTSAKGNIVESDLALVVYCYGSSKDSSGENAKATKSSASKTN; encoded by the coding sequence ATGAATTTATCATTGACAAAACTTGAGTTAAAATATAAACTGACATTATTCTCACTTATTTTAATCATTTTAAATATAATTTTCTACTTTTTCATCTATAGTCCGCAGAGCGAGGAAATTTGTACATTAAATAATCAATTGGAATTAGAACAGCAACAAATTAAAGTAATAGAAGATTTTATTAATAACCATCCTGATATTAACGCTTATGATAATGAACTAAATAGTAAATTAGATAAAATAAATAAGATGATTCCTGAAAATCCTGATGTCAGCCTTTTTATTGATGAGATTTCAAAAATTGCTATACAGTCATCTATTCAAATTAACAATATTACTCCTGGTGAACTAGTTGATAAAAATAATTATCGTGAGTTTAGGATAGCCTTAAAAATAAGCGGTGATTATTTCGATTTCTTGAAATTTTTGCAAGCTTTAAATAGACTAGATCGATTGACAAGTATTTCTACGATTCAAACATCGGCAAAAGGAAATATTGTGGAAAGTGATTTAGCATTAGTTGTTTACTGTTATGGAAGTTCAAAGGATTCATCTGGAGAAAATGCAAAAGCAACAAAATCATCTGCGTCTAAAACCAATTAG
- the aroB gene encoding 3-dehydroquinate synthase, translating into MQEVSVVLGSQSYDIHIGEGFLDQLEVLMQSFSFSKRGLLISDSNVALLYGDKLLNILNQNGFAFDLFVVHAGEQAKSFNIAQKIYTKVIELGLDRKSPIIALGGGVVGDLTGFIAATYLRGVPFIQIPTSLLAQVDSSVGGKVAINHGLGKNLIGAFYQPKFVLIDLEILETLPQREIYSGLAEIIKYGIIADDKFFDYLDTNSQKILELDKNTLSHIIRRSCEIKADVVSKDEKEAGLRIILNFGHTIAHAVESDTGYKKYNHGEAVGIGMHGAALLSLYLGLIDETVLNRVIQIIQKFQLPLYAFDCTVENLFEFIGRDKKVTSGKVKWVLMNSIGQVIIRNDISDDLVKRVLSEIVKSSDSKNL; encoded by the coding sequence GTGCAAGAGGTTAGCGTTGTGCTTGGTAGTCAGAGTTACGATATTCATATTGGTGAAGGCTTTTTGGACCAATTAGAAGTACTGATGCAATCCTTTTCTTTTTCAAAGCGAGGCTTGTTAATTTCAGATAGTAATGTAGCGCTTTTATATGGGGATAAACTATTAAATATCCTGAATCAAAATGGGTTTGCATTCGATTTGTTTGTTGTTCATGCAGGTGAGCAGGCAAAATCATTTAATATCGCACAAAAAATTTATACGAAAGTAATTGAATTGGGGTTAGATAGAAAATCTCCGATAATCGCATTAGGCGGGGGCGTGGTTGGAGATTTAACAGGCTTTATTGCTGCTACTTATTTGCGTGGTGTACCATTTATACAGATTCCAACCAGCCTATTAGCGCAAGTAGATTCAAGTGTAGGTGGAAAGGTTGCAATTAATCACGGGTTAGGTAAAAATTTGATTGGTGCTTTTTATCAACCTAAATTTGTTCTGATTGATTTAGAGATATTAGAAACACTTCCGCAACGTGAAATTTATTCAGGATTAGCGGAAATTATTAAATATGGGATTATTGCTGACGATAAGTTTTTTGATTATTTAGATACAAATAGTCAAAAAATATTGGAACTTGATAAAAATACATTATCTCATATAATTCGGCGTTCATGTGAGATAAAGGCAGATGTGGTGAGTAAAGATGAAAAGGAAGCTGGACTGCGGATTATTTTGAATTTTGGGCATACAATTGCGCATGCGGTTGAAAGTGATACTGGTTATAAAAAATATAATCATGGTGAAGCAGTTGGGATAGGAATGCATGGAGCCGCCTTATTAAGTCTCTATTTAGGGCTTATTGATGAAACGGTTTTAAATAGAGTCATTCAGATTATACAAAAATTTCAGTTGCCTTTATATGCTTTTGATTGTACGGTTGAAAACTTATTTGAATTTATTGGTCGGGATAAAAAAGTGACGAGTGGTAAAGTAAAGTGGGTATTGATGAACTCGATTGGGCAGGTAATTATTCGTAATGATATTTCAGATGACTTAGTAAAAAGAGTTTTATCTGAAATTGTAAAATCTTCCGATAGTAAGAATCTATGA
- a CDS encoding PilN domain-containing protein codes for MIKINLLPPEKRRKQIPLKRFITIVMSSFVIVWVGIYFFMLFQAAILQDTILSAKESYQLMTKSIEKKEITEKKQQVINKKNAVVTGISKNINAEYAVLSNISELVTASVWLTEFHMDEKKVVRIKGNASSYPQLATFLNRFENNKAFTEVSLTSANVTKVSNQEITQFEVTAKFKEL; via the coding sequence ATGATTAAAATTAATTTATTACCACCTGAAAAACGGCGAAAACAAATTCCATTGAAACGATTCATTACGATAGTTATGAGTTCTTTTGTTATTGTTTGGGTTGGAATTTATTTTTTCATGCTTTTTCAAGCTGCTATATTGCAAGATACTATTCTTTCAGCCAAAGAAAGTTATCAGCTTATGACCAAAAGTATTGAAAAAAAAGAAATTACTGAAAAAAAACAACAGGTTATTAATAAAAAAAATGCAGTAGTGACAGGAATCTCTAAGAACATAAATGCAGAATATGCAGTTTTATCAAATATAAGTGAGCTGGTCACAGCTAGTGTTTGGTTGACTGAATTTCATATGGATGAAAAAAAAGTTGTTAGAATTAAAGGCAATGCCTCTAGTTATCCTCAATTAGCAACTTTTTTAAATCGTTTTGAAAATAATAAGGCATTTACTGAGGTATCTTTGACCAGTGCAAATGTTACCAAAGTATCGAATCAGGAGATTACTCAATTTGAAGTTACTGCAAAATTCAAGGAGTTATAG